One segment of Anatilimnocola aggregata DNA contains the following:
- a CDS encoding sensor histidine kinase, which produces MAQSDSELLYTPQDLEREKLAALKQFAYGLSHEINNPLTNIATRAQMLLVDEHDPARRKALATINAQAFRAFEMLADLMLFAHPPALVPTTFSLCELLSQLNDEQAAIAEAQRTDLQFAELPSDVDSITADRTQLAAALSALIKNALEALKTGGEILVTAASYQTTDQQGIELVVADNGPGITPEVRRHLFDPFFSGREAGRGLGLGLSKAYRIAEMHGGQLTVDSQPSHGARFALRLPQ; this is translated from the coding sequence GTGGCGCAATCCGACTCGGAACTGCTCTATACTCCCCAAGATCTCGAGCGCGAGAAACTCGCGGCGCTCAAGCAGTTTGCTTATGGCCTGAGCCACGAGATCAACAATCCGCTGACCAACATCGCCACCCGCGCGCAGATGCTCCTAGTCGATGAGCATGATCCCGCGCGGCGCAAAGCCTTGGCCACCATCAACGCCCAAGCATTTCGAGCTTTCGAGATGCTGGCCGATTTGATGCTTTTTGCGCATCCGCCGGCCCTCGTGCCGACGACCTTCAGCCTGTGCGAACTCCTGTCTCAGCTCAACGACGAACAGGCTGCCATTGCCGAAGCCCAGCGAACCGATCTTCAGTTCGCCGAACTTCCCAGCGACGTCGACTCAATCACTGCCGACCGAACCCAACTGGCCGCCGCCCTCAGCGCGCTCATCAAAAACGCGCTCGAAGCCTTAAAAACCGGCGGCGAGATTCTGGTCACCGCAGCCAGCTATCAGACCACCGATCAACAGGGGATTGAGCTGGTCGTGGCCGACAATGGCCCCGGCATTACCCCCGAAGTTCGCCGCCATCTCTTCGATCCCTTCTTCTCCGGTCGCGAAGCGGGCCGCGGTCTCGGCTTGGGGCTCTCGAAGGCCTATCGCATTGCCGAAATGCACGGCGGGCAACTCACCGTCGATAGTCAGCCTTCGCATGGGGCTCGTTTTGCGCTGCGATTGCCTCAATAG
- a CDS encoding response regulator, protein MSMKTVFTTGEAAKICKVSQQTIIRCFDNGALKGFRVPGSRFRRIPRNELYNFMRDNGIPTDALESGKRKLLIVDDDVELSELLRDSFVRDGRFEVKVANNGFDAGMMVKEFVPDVVVLDIMLPDINGKEVCQRIRSDNTLESVKVICISGMIEQDKVSDLRAAGADDFMQKPFTVEKLLDRVCDMLEMERAANA, encoded by the coding sequence ATGTCAATGAAGACGGTGTTTACCACGGGCGAGGCCGCCAAAATCTGTAAGGTGAGCCAACAGACCATTATCCGCTGCTTCGACAACGGAGCCCTCAAGGGCTTCCGCGTGCCGGGGAGTCGATTTCGCCGCATTCCGCGTAATGAGTTGTACAACTTCATGCGGGATAATGGGATTCCGACCGACGCGCTCGAAAGCGGCAAGCGCAAGCTGCTGATTGTCGACGACGACGTCGAACTGAGCGAACTCCTCCGCGACTCGTTTGTTCGCGATGGCCGGTTCGAAGTGAAGGTCGCCAACAACGGCTTCGATGCTGGCATGATGGTCAAGGAATTCGTTCCTGACGTCGTCGTGCTCGACATCATGCTCCCCGATATCAACGGCAAAGAAGTTTGCCAGCGCATTCGGAGCGACAATACCCTCGAATCGGTGAAGGTCATTTGCATCTCCGGCATGATCGAGCAGGACAAGGTGTCCGACTTGCGTGCAGCCGGTGCCGACGATTTCATGCAGAAGCCGTTCACCGTCGAGAAGTTGCTCGACCGCGTGTGCGACATGCTCGAAATGGAACGCGCAGCGAACGCCTAG